Genomic window (Theileria annulata chromosome 4, complete sequence, *** SEQUENCING IN PROGRESS ***):
AAGTTATTTAGTATCTACAGGTGTTCTGTTACTTggttatataattaatttgtataggAATGTGATAACAAATTGTATATGTATTTGAAAAGCTTAGATTTAGAACCACATCTGTTTCTAATGTAAGTTTAGtttaattctatttatTGTTAGTCTATCCAGTGTTTATTAACttaattcaattttagACGATGGATTCGACTGTTATTTAGTAGAgaatttaacattaatgAAACACTCAACCTTTGGGATTTTCTACTCTCAGGTTAATCTCACCTTAACACTTATCACGAATTTAgcatttatataaattagattttaaGATAACTTGaatttttagattattattttgaaCAAATTGCCAAGAAGTCAGCTGAAACTGATACAAACGATGTAACCCATGATAATGAAGTGAATAATTGTGTATTTGATATCATAAATTACTTTTCTGTTGCCATGatcatcttcatcaaaTCTAACCGTAATACCCATCTTACACACTAGTTAttcatcaaattattagttaacTATTAAATTGAATGATTGAATTATGAATGGAATTTAGTGTTGGAGAATGATTTGAATGGATGTCTACAAAGGTTGTTCAAGTATCCACCAATTGAAGATATTTCACTACTCACTAATAAAGCTATATTTCTCAAATATCGCAATAAGACAAATAATTCCAATAATGCAGGTAACTATATACCTATGCTatgatataattatacacataatATCGTAATATACCTAGATACGGTATTGAATGGTGATATAGAAATGAGTAATGAAGTGGAGAGTGTGAATGAGGAGTTTGTAGATGCTTGTGAATTTGGGCAAGAAGTGTATAATTCAAGTTCTGGTGATGATGATACACCAAAATCTGTAGTAATAAAGCTTTTGGATGATTCCACTGTGGTAGAAACACCAAATAGCTCAGAATCAGAAACGTTCGACACCAATCTCACAATCAACGAATTAGGAAAtgaattgaataaaatagCATCAGAACTCTACGATATATACCATAACCTACCCAAAAAGTATAATTACATATTATAacactaattatatagagATGAAGTGggagaaaaaataaagaaaacaAGATTGAATCtactaaaaataatctcGGATTTCAACCTTCCAAATAATTAATCTGTTATTTCCCTAAACTACAGTAACTataaacaataataatgaCTTATAAACTATATAATGTTATATTAAGTACTATATTAATGTATTGTGTATGGTGTTAGTGTAAATAATGTGGAAAAAATTACACATATCACaaaattcataaaatttggtctaaataataataataatctgAAATAAATGCTAATTTTGGTTAAAATAGGGCTATTGCTGTTGttttttggaattattggaatttttggaaaaaaCACCGAATTTACACTCGACGACACCGAATTAAGCGAGAAACTGTCACTAAGAATATTAAAGCAAGGGAATCTAACATCAGAACCGATTAAAAAAGGTAGTAAAATCCAACTCAAAATCAAGTCATTCTCACCTCAACTGAACCAACAAATTACAGGCGAAGTTACCCAAACCTTCATTGTAATCCCAAAATTACCTATTTTAACactattatattcatatagTTAATCTATGATAGTCGATAGTAGATATGTAGTTGAGGGAATCATATAGTATTGATATAGGTAGGAGAACATAATATAAAACCATTGAATGAAGCTTTGTTGGACATGAGAATAGGTGAAATAAggtaaaaaaattttaatttggtaatatttatttcagGAGACTGGGTGTTCCAATTGCTTCCTACGGCAAAATCTTCTATGAGTTCTCACTTCTCAAAACTATAACACATCAAGAATTATAATACCACAGtcaatcaaattatttcacAATAGACTATTGTAATACTATCTATTCAGTTATATAGCTCAGATAATTCCATTATCACTAGATAACGCCAACATGTGTAGTTATCCagtaaatttataactaaatatgtaataaatatactGGCAATAAATTATGTGTAGGATTGAATGGAGCTGGAATTTGATTTGCAGGAGTTCCAGAAGCGCTCACTCTCGGAGATGTTGAGGCTGTCGGAGGAGGAGCTGGAGGGCAGAAGTTTGAAGACGTGGAAAGTACTAATATATGACGACGAATCTCGTAAGATAATAAGCCCAATTCTACGCATTGGTGACCTTAGACGACAAGGAGTAACTCTTAATTTGAGTCTGTCAGATCGTCGTGAACCATTACCGGGAGTTGACGCAGTGTATTTGGTTACTCCAAATGAGGAGAATGTGAACGTAATTCTGTCCGACGCCCGAGAGAAAAAGTACTCGCGAGTGCATTTAAACTTCACAACGTTCACCTCTGACGTCTTTCTGAGTGATTTTGCACGTAAATTTGCAGAGATAAACGCGTTCAATTCAGTGGCCTCAGTTACTGACCGCTATCTCCACTTTGTTTCACTATCGCCCGTGACCTTTTCACTTAACCTGCCATTAGCATTCAAATCTTTTTACGGCGACAGTTCTGAAGAGACCGCCGATGCTGTTTTGGAAACACTTGTTGACCGACTACTCTCAGTACTTGTAACCTCTGGGTCACTTCCATTCATCCGCGCGCCACGCTCCAACTCACCAGCCTCTTCAGTCTCACAGAGATTATCCACCAAGTTGTTTGAACTAGTGAGTTCAGGGAAGGGCCTGAATCTCTCGAGTTATAATAGACCCTTATGTATAATTTTGGACAGGACTATAGACCTGGGAACCATGATCCAGCATAGCTGGAACTACCAACCGCTTTTGCATGACCTTTTTGGAATTGATAACAACAAGGTGACAATCTCGTCCGGACTCACAAGGAAATCCTTTGACCTTGAGTCTAGCGATAAAATCTATCATTCCATTCTATCACTGCCACTTTCTGAGGTCGCAATGTACATTTCAAACTCACTCgaatattataatacacaaattacacaaattaataaatgtaacCAAAACTACTAACTACATAACATACTATTATCCTATTTAAGATTGAATAATGTGTTTAGCGGATGATAGTGGGAATTTGGTAAATGCGATAAATGCAATACCACAACTGACTGAGCAGAAAAGGTTATTGGACATGCACACTAATATAGCTACTACACTGGTAGACACAGTAAAACAACGTGATATTGACCGGTTCTACGAGTTTGAGTATGACCTTGACATCATGTATGACAAGAACTCACTTCAAGCCTTTGaagatttattaaataacaCAAACGCAACACCAATGGACAAATATCGTTCATTACTCATTCTATCACTCTCAAAAcgtattaattatattacacTATTTACAATAGTTTTTTACTATAATATGACTCTTATGGTGTTTAGCTAATATAAGTGATGAGGTAATGAATGAGTATGAGGAGAGGATAAAGAAACCCAGTGGTTTAAAATGTGAAGGTTTAAAGGGTTTAAGGAACATAATGCGCATCGGTGATTTCAGCTCAAATATTCTTAAACACATTCAAACCGCTGTTATGAATCCCAGTGGTGCCACCAATCAGTCAGCTCCTTTAAATCAATCCTTTGTAAATACAAGCTCCGCAATGAATGATAAGAAGAATGAGTCTAGTCAGCCTAAATCTGAACCTTCTCAAGCTCACAAGAAACTTGCTAATTATAGTAGTAAACTTATTGGTACAGGATATAACTTGTTTAAGgtccgttacggtgcttgtaCACTCCAATTTAGTTATTACCCCCTGAAAGGGGTTCCCTAATTATACCACTACTCTTTCTTTAGTTATCTAGTTATTCCTCTACTACTTTAATTCTTCATAGTTACTCagttatatagttagtGAATAATGTGATTTAGGGTGTTCGTAATTTATTGCCTAGAAAGAAGAATTTACATATAGTGAAGATAGTCGAGGACCTGATAAATAATTCCGAGAGCATTTCAGATGATTTTGTACTATTTGACCCCAAAATCTCAGATGCGCCAACCACCAAATCGAATAAGAGAATTACttgtaaaaaatgtttCATATTCATAGTTGGAGGTGCTTCATACAATGAAGCTCTAGCCATCTCAGAATTATCCACAAAACTCAAACACACAGTAATATACTTAGTAGAGTTAATTGTAGTAATAGTTACATAGTTAATATGgttaataatagtaatatagttaatatatgGTTCGACATATTTTGATCGTCCTGAAGATTTTGTATTacaattaaattcattCAATTTTGTTCTTTAATCTTcatatatactatatatacataGT
Coding sequences:
- a CDS encoding uncharacterized protein (Tap349h10.p1c.cand.80 - score = 8.98;~1 probable transmembrane helix predicted for TA07455 by TMHMM2.0 at aa 2-21;~Signal peptide predicted for TA07455 by SignalP 2.0 HMM (Signal peptide probability 0.761, signal anchor probability 0.235) with cleavage site probability 0.699 between residues 21 and 22), translating into MLILVKIGLLLLFFGIIGIFGKNTEFTLDDTELSEKLSLRILKQGNLTSEPIKKGSKIQLKIKSFSPQLNQQITGEVTQTFIVGEHNIKPLNEALLDMRIGEIRRLGVPIASYGKIFYEFSLLKTITHQEL
- a CDS encoding vesicle transport (Sec1 family) protein, putative (Tap349h10.p1c.cand.81 - score = 34.61); this translates as MELEFDLQEFQKRSLSEMLRLSEEELEGRSLKTWKVLIYDDESRKIISPILRIGDLRRQGVTLNLSLSDRREPLPGVDAVYLVTPNEENVNVILSDAREKKYSRVHLNFTTFTSDVFLSDFARKFAEINAFNSVASVTDRYLHFVSLSPVTFSLNLPLAFKSFYGDSSEETADAVLETLVDRLLSVLVTSGSLPFIRAPRSNSPASSVSQRLSTKLFELVSSGKGLNLSSYNRPLCIILDRTIDLGTMIQHSWNYQPLLHDLFGIDNNKVTISSGLTRKSFDLESSDKIYHSILSLPLSEVAMYISNSLEYYNTQITQINKSDDSGNLVNAINAIPQLTEQKRLLDMHTNIATTLVDTVKQRDIDRFYEFEYDLDIMYDKNSLQAFEDLLNNTNATPMDKYRSLLILSLSKPNISDEVMNEYEERIKKPSGLKCEGLKGLRNIMRIGDFSSNILKHIQTAVMNPSGATNQSAPLNQSFVNTSSAMNDKKNESSQPKSEPSQAHKKLANYSSKLIGTGYNLFKVRYGACTLQFSYYPLKGGVRNLLPRKKNLHIVKIVEDLINNSESISDDFVLFDPKISDAPTTKSNKRITCKKCFIFIVGGASYNEALAISELSTKLKHTVIYLVELIVVIVT